A genomic segment from Candidatus Methylomirabilis limnetica encodes:
- a CDS encoding DUF5615 family PIN-like protein, translating to MRPSWDVHHATEVGLAGRSDREVFDWAQACQAIIITFDEDFADQRSFPVGAHYGVVRLRGWPTTIEETQDALERLLVEVSTSELSGSLVIVGRTRIRVRPSWPGMS from the coding sequence TTGCGGCCTTCGTGGGACGTGCACCACGCGACCGAGGTAGGTCTGGCCGGGAGGAGTGACCGTGAAGTCTTCGACTGGGCTCAGGCGTGTCAGGCGATCATCATCACATTCGACGAGGACTTCGCGGACCAGCGATCCTTCCCAGTTGGAGCACACTATGGTGTTGTTCGGCTTCGGGGGTGGCCCACGACGATCGAGGAGACTCAGGACGCACTCGAGCGCCTCCTGGTAGAGGTTTCCACCAGTGAACTTTCGGGTTCACTGGTGATCGTTGGTCGTACTCGCATCCGCGTC